Proteins found in one Kluyveromyces marxianus DMKU3-1042 DNA, complete genome, chromosome 2 genomic segment:
- a CDS encoding flocculation protein FLO5 — MWFVIFQVLLVLGISFVDCQSFNTDLNTVLGCAPKTNSLSKGFSVSYYHYPLIPSGSSGCYVDDRKTFLTDEYLHGGYATYGGGLIGSSTGVTNLTFHFHFPGGCLRPILGSLPSNYNNPPQFSMSNFSMLITGYFFAPKTGLYDFVITNGDDVMDINMGDGKAFGCCQLESTISNPAPFDISVVWPSSTGSGSFNLVGGYYYPLRILYINRYYEAIIAMSFKDPDGVVHNNFDGYVFTIPDGEKCPAPVATTTLPWTFQSTATGTAIGTTTGVDGEAITEDFIVVRLPHIETAIAINTPWTGTYTTTVATATTTVTGSDGIPTIETIFSVEIPQVKTATTVNKPWTGTYTTTYSTDISTETGADGIPTVRTNFLVETPEIETAVTKVIPWTGKYTTTYSTNIATETGTDGIPTVKTNFLVETPQVETATTINAGWTGTYTTTYSTDISTETGADGVPTVKTNFLVETPQVETATTINAGWTGTYTTTYSTDFVTVTGSDGIITLQAVYHVQTPTVKLSKFDNLSRTSNDTQAYSTNTIATTGADGVPTVHPTFSVDASEIGSISTVISPWTGTYTTTYSTELVTATGTDGIITVQAVYHVKTPSTGTTNTKNSTWISNYIQTYPTGGIGSSSADGVSNVQTAIHVKTGEAGNAMKINIPWTGTYTTTYSTGAFTSTGSNGIQTVQTAFYVKTPEMGSSSFGYSNTSSTTSHGTDSNGNKNLQSETSNPLVRVSVTSGNVIGHSTAETNLPISQETSSNRPTTSKNDDGPVPERRSTANINTPLGTTMNAVGETSGVVSGILDTETRGKQTKTMSISVGQPVTVSSATSKATSPQPSLNPSIPTFTPSISGASQSATFETRLEDKANKILISPLVIILLAFL; from the coding sequence ATGTGGTTTGTGATTTTTCAGGTACTATTAGTACTAGGAATATCATTCGTTGACTGTCAGTCTTTTAACACTGATTTGAATACAGTTTTAGGTTGCGCCCCCAAAACCAATTCATTATCCAAAGGTTTTTCTGTATCTTACTACCATTATCCCCTGATACCAAGTGGTTCATCTGGATGCTACGTGGATGATCGTAAAACTTTTTTAACGGATGAATATCTACATGGTGGTTATGCAACATATGGAGGTGGCTTAATCGGAAGTAGTACGGGCGTGACTAATTTAACATTTCACTTTCATTTCCCGGGTGGCTGTTTGAGACCTATATTAGGCAGTTTGCCATCTAATTACAATAATCCGCCTCAGTTTTCCATGTCCAATTTTTCTATGTTGATTACGGGGTACTTCTTCGCTCCAAAAACAGGTTTATATGATTTTGTTATAACCAATGGGGACGATGTCATGGATATAAATATGGGTGATGGTAAGGCATTTGGGTGCTGTCAGCTGGAAAGCACTATATCCAATCCTGCACCCTTTGACATTTCTGTTGTTTGGCCTTCATCGACCGGTAGTGGCTCTTTTAATCTAGTAGGAGGTTACTACTACCCATTAAGGATACTTTATATAAACCGCTACTATGAAGCTATTATAGCAATGTCTTTTAAGGATCCAGATGGTGTTGTGCATAACAATTTCGACGGATACGTGTTTACAATCCCTGATGGAGAAAAGTGCCCCGCTCCAGTTGCTACTACGACTTTACCATGGACATTTCAATCCACTGCCACTGGAACCGCTATTGGAACCACTACTGGTGTAGATGGTGAAGCCATAACTGAAGATTTTATCGTGGTCAGACTTCCACATATTGAAACTGCTATTGCAATTAATACACCATGGACTGGTACTTACACGACCACTGTAGCAACTGCTACCACCACAGTAACTGGTTCTGACGGAATACCAACTATCGAAACCATTTTTAGTGTAGAGATTCCTCAGGTCAAAACAGCCACTACAGTTAATAAACCATGGACCGGTACTTACACCACCACCTACTCCACTGATATTTCCACAGAGACTGGTGCTGACGGCATACCAACTGTCAGAACCAACTTCCTTGTCGAGACTCCTGAGATTGAGACCGCTGTGACCAAAGTTATACCATGGACTGGGAAATACACCACCACATATTCAACTAATATTGCCACGGAGACTGGTACTGACGGAATACCAACTGTTAAGACAAACTTCCTTGTAGAGACTCCTCAGGTCGAAACAGCAACCACAATCAACGCAGGATGGACTGGTACTTACACCACAACTTACTCTACCGATATTTCCACAGAGACTGGTGCTGATGGAGTACCAACTGTTAAGACGAACTTCCTTGTCGAGACTCCTCAGGTTGAAACAGCCACTACCATCAATGCAGGATGGACGGGCACTTACACCACCACATATTCGACTGACTTTGTTACTGTCACAGGTAGTGATGGTATCATAACTCTCCAAGCTGTGTACCATGTGCAAACACCTACCGTTAAACTTTCCAAATTCGATAATTTGTCACGAACAAGTAACGATACACAAGCTTATTCTACCAACACTATAGCTACCACAGGCGCCGACGGTGTTCCCACTGTCCACCCCACCTTCAGTGTCGATGCTTCAGAGATTGGAAGTATCTCTACGGTTATTTCGCCATGGACTGGAACATATACCACCACTTACTCAACTGAACTAGTTACAGCCACCGGTACTGACGGTATTATAACTGTCCAAGCAGTGTACCATGTGAAAACACCAAGTACTGGAACCACCAATACCAAAAACAGTACATGGATCAGCAACTATATCCAAACATACCCCACTGGCGGTATAGGTAGTAGCAGTGCTGATGGTGTTTCCAATGTTCAGACCGCTATTCATGTCAAGACCGGAGAGGCAGGAAACGCCATGAAAATCAATATCCCATGGACAGGCACTTACACCACTACCTACTCAACAGGAGCCTTCACTTCCACTGGTTCTAACGGTATACAGACTGTTCAAACGGCGTTCTACGTTAAAACTCCAGAGATGGGCTCTTCCAGTTTTGGATACAGTAACACTTCAAGTACTACTTCCCATGGTACCGATTCAAATGGTAATAAAAATCTTCAATCTGAAACATCCAACCCATTAGTTAGGGTATCTGTTACCTCCGGAAATGTGATAGGCCATTCCACGGCAGAGACAAACTTGCCAATATCTCAAGAAACAAGTTCTAATCGACCAACGACTTCTAAAAACGATGACGGTCCAGTACCAGAAAGACGTAGTACTGCAAACATCAACACCCCTCTTGGAACCACGATGAATGCCGTTGGGGAAACATCCGGAGTGGTAAGTGGAATACTTGATACTGAAACAAGGGGAAAACAAACTAAAACAATGTCGATCAGTGTTGGTCAACCAGTAACAGTCAGTTCTGCAACTTCCAAGGCGACTTCTCCTCAACCATCTTTGAATCCATCCATCCCAACTTTTACGCCTTCGATCTCTGGAGCTTCACAAAGCGCCACATTTGAGACGCGTTTGGAAGACAAAGCCAATAAGATACTCATTTCTCCTCTAgtgataatattattagCGTTCTTGTGA